In Osmerus mordax isolate fOsmMor3 chromosome 16, fOsmMor3.pri, whole genome shotgun sequence, the genomic stretch AGACAAAAGCACAATCTTATATAGTAAATTCAGTGGGTTATTGGTCAGCGTTTTTGCTATTTTGTCTCATATTTTACCCTACTCACATTCGTTTTTTGAATTTTGATACGCTTTTTTCTCATGAAATTTCACTTGGGCAGTTACAGGATTAAGTAAATAGTAATAGTAATAGTGCAGAGGCACAAAAACATTGACCACAACAGTGTGCCCAGCGCGCTTTGCAGTGATGCGCTCATGTGTTGCGTGGCCTTTGAACCCATTGTTGTGTCGCGGGTGACGTCAGTGATGTGTGCGAGACAGGCAGAGCGGCGTGCGCTTGGCGAGACAAAGGCGGTGGACCAGGGAACAGGAGAAAGAGGCTAGACACGGATACAATTTTCAGAAGGTATCTGCATGGAAACGTCATGATAGACTCTAAACCAATGCTAAGAATGACAGGTCGATAAAATAACTCGGAATCCGGCGGGTGTCGAATCTTATCAACAGCGTGTTTCCTCGTTTTTATAGAAACATTTTCTCCAACGCCCCCAATTTAGCAGGCTAGATAGCATAGCGCACTCGtatccttctttctctcaagAATAAAAAGAGAGGAATTGCACCTACACACTTCACATCGAAAAGGTAAAGTAATTTAAATCATGTTGTTTAAATGTGTTATACTAAGCATGTCAATGAGACTCATTCTGGAACTTATCAAGTATTTTACTGGGCTATCGCAAGCTAGCTGTGGTACTCCCAAACAAAGGGGTCGACAACGTGACTGACTTGACTAGCTAACTCTGTggagcaagctagctagcttctgtTGGCTATAGCTAACAACAGATTGCCGCTCTCTCAAATTtggttatttttttaaagaaatcaGACAGATTTAATCGATACACAAAATATTCCCAACTTGGGTATGTGACATACTGAATTCATTATTGGCTCATTAAATTGCTAACGTTCTTCACAATTCAAGAAGCAAAGCTAGTCGGCCATATGGCTTCTATGCCAGACAGAAGTGAAAACACAGACAAAGCGGGGACAGGGGGTAGACGAAGGCAGGGGAACGGCGCTCTGTGAATGGAACATGCACTTATTTAGGGTAAAATGGGTAGTTAAAATTCATTTGACATTCAACACTATTTCTAATCTATAACTATCTGTTGTTTCTGTTAAACATTTTTAGTTGGACATCCAATACTTCTGCCCCAGATACAACTGAATTAATTGgctttcttttgtttttgttttttttattgtttttcttcAGTGAAAAGGTGCGTTCggtaactacacacacagtcaaccaaGATCTGATGGTAAACCACGGGGACTATGCCTAGTCCTTTATTCCACCCCGAGATTATGGACCACGACATGGTAATCAGCAGTCAGCACAACGGGGTCATCTTGCCTCGGGAGACAGACCAAGAGTCCCGGGAAGAAGACCATCAAGAGGCGCTTCGCTTCGCCCTGGACCAACTGTCACTCATGGCCCTAGACAAGGTGGACTGTGGGGGCGGTGGAGGCGGACTAGTTGACCCGCTCGACGGGACTCAAGGACCGGGCTCGGAGAATTGCAACGGAGTGAGTGGTGGAGGTTATGTTGATCTCCAAATGTTGGAGCATCCCGGTGGCTCCCGGGACTCCCCGACGTCCTGCTCTCCATCTCCAGAGTATTACGGATCGGGTGGTTACCACATGGCTGGTCCACACTCTATGCTTCATGGGGAACAAAGCTCTGTCCTTTGCAACCGTAAGAGGAGTGTCAACATGACTGAATGCGTGCCTGTCCCAAGCTCGGAGCATGTTGCAGAAATAGTGGGTCGACAAGGTAAGAAAAGTATTGTTTTCACTATAGTCTTCTTGGCTATCTCACTGTAGTCTATCTGGAAATGTGTTTTGTAGACGAAAAATGTAACGGGGTCAACTCAAAGCATATAATTAATGCATAAACTATATGGTGGTAGACCACCTTCCTTTGTTTGGGTGGTGAGGGAGCAAGTCTGTCTAGTTCTGTAGCGCTATACCAGTTGTGGACAGTTGGCACTGTTGACTAAAGTGGTTGATTATTTCGTATTGGCTCTATATAGATATATTAAAAACAAGTTGTAAGTTTTATTAGCATTTCCTCGCAACACTTAAGACAACGGTTGGGTGGTgatgtgtggtgcgtgtgtaggaggtagggggaggggtaggagagggtcAGACAAAGCGGCAGATTGTCGGGAGTCTGGACATGTCTAGCACCCTGCACCAAACAAAGAAACACGCCGGGGGAACTAGATTTTACGCAATGCAAACCCGGGCCATTAATGTGAAATACAATATTTCAATGTCGATACTCAGTGAATTTGCACTGAATGCAGGTTTCTAGTGATTTTGTCATATCAGAAGGTCTATGTGTCTGAAAGGGCCGACGCACACAACACGGGACGAGACTGGGCGGTGTTACGCCCTGCGTCCTGTTTTGTCGGCAGCTTTCGCTCGTGTATGCGGTCCTGTATATTATGCGTTTCACCACGTTTCATCAACATTTTCTTCTtcatacaataaaaaaaactattggTTAGGTTTGGCGCGCCAAGCGCAGTTGTGGGTAGCATTACGGCATTGTTCTCTTTGTTTGAAAATGCCATGCTTTCTGCTTCCcagatgacatcacacacagcgcACCTCATTGGTTACTAGCAATGAAGCGTCCATATTTAAAGTAACAGAGCAGCAATTCAGTGGAGTTAACGCTACTAAATGGCTCGCATGCTGTGTGATAATTGTATTATTTAGTTTGGTGCTTGTGTCAGCATACAACGTGTAGATGTTTACTAggaattatttgtttgtaatttATCATGTATTAACTTAGCTCACCAATTTTCTGTTTCAGGTTGTAAGATCAAGGCCCTACGTGCCAAGACTAACACATACATAAAGACTCCTGTGAGGGGCGAGGAGCCAGTGTTCATTGTGACAGGTCGCAGGGAGGACGTAGAGATGGCCAAACGTGAGATAGTCTCTGCAGCTGAGCACTTCTCCATGATCCGGGCATCTCGTTGCAAGGCGGGGGGAACAGGGCCTGGCACAGCAGGCTCCCTTCCTGGACCTCCTCACCTGCCCGGACAGACCACCATCCAGGTACAGACAACATTGGGCACAAGGCGtatttatatgtatgtgtgaatgtgtggaaaACATTGAGGAAGGTCACTTGGGCTTACAGTGTCTCTGCTTGCCTCCCTGCTCCAGGTGCGAGTGCCCTACAGAGTAGTGGGTTTGGTTGTGGGGCCCAAGGGCGCCACCATCAAGCGCATCcagcaacagacacacacctacattgTCACGCCGAGTCGAGAGAAGGACCCTGTGTTTGAGGTGACTGGGATGCCTGAGAACGTGGACCGCGCCCGCGAGGAGATCGAGACCCACATCACACTCCGAACGGGCGCCTTCGTGGACCTTCAGGGAGACAACGACTTCCACACCAACGGCACTGACGTAAGTCTCGAGGGCCTGGGTTCACTAGCGGGAGGCCTCGGAGCTGCTCTCTGGTCCCGTGCTACCAACCACCAccaggcccctcctcctccacctccccctccgcctcccccgcTGCCCCTGGCTATGCACCACTCCTCCAGCTCTAGGAagctgtcctcctccacctcctaccACACTCACAATGGTGGCCTGCCCTCCGAGAGCTACAGCGCCACCCGTAGGTCCACTGAGGGAGGCAGCCCCACTAGCCCTTTCAGCACAGGCTCAAGCGGcgccgggggaggagggggcttcACTTTCGGGGCGGACTCAACCCCTGGTCTGCCCTCCTCTGAAGAACTTGGGTTTGAGTTCACCGCATCCAATATCTGGGCACCGTTTGTCAACGGGGGAAGCGGAGGGAAGACGTCTGgctcctcccagcagcagcagccagttCGCCGTAACAGCAGTGGTTTAAGCGGAGGTGCCGTCACCCCCCGTgtgtcccccaccctgcccccagaTGCTGGTGTGGGACCCCTGGATCACCCGCTGGCCCGCCGGGCCCAGAGCGACCCCCTCAGCACCCTCTCCTGGCTGCAGTCGGGCGGCACGGGGGCAGGTTCCTTTTCCGGGGCCTCCAGCTCCAGTTCAGGGGGCTCATCCACCGGCTACTCCTCCTGCTCAGCCTCTTCTCTGCCTGGGGGCTCCCCCACCGActcggagggagggggcagcgcGGGCTTGGGATCCAGCATGCTGGGCCGTCTGAAGGCAGCCGCTGTAGCAGGGGCCCTGGCGGGCGTGGGTCCTGGTGTTGTGAACAGGGATTGCTTTGTCTGCTTTGAGAGCGAGGTGACTGCAGCCCTGGTGCCTTGTGGCCACAACCTGTTCTGCATGGACTGTGCCGGGCAGATCTGTCAATCGTCTGAGCCCGAGTGCCCTGTCTGCCACACCCCTGCCACACAGTGCATCCGCATCTTCTCCTAATGCTCTCCCCCCAAAAACAGTAtacggaggggaggggaagaggaagaggttgTCATTTAGaaggagaaaaacaaaacaaacaacaaaaaaggaaaaaaaaggacTTTACTTACACTCATAACTATCCAAAAGACTGCAGGGGTCATCAActgtggagaagaggaaggacatATGGACCGATTCACACCAATACatgttatcacacacacaggatggacTATGACAATAGGATGATTACATTATTAGATACGATGATGACACTATACGGATGTTGATTTATTGCTAATAACTATAATAAGAATAATAATGATGACAATAT encodes the following:
- the LOC136959377 gene encoding RNA-binding protein MEX3B-like — protein: MPSPLFHPEIMDHDMVISSQHNGVILPRETDQESREEDHQEALRFALDQLSLMALDKVDCGGGGGGLVDPLDGTQGPGSENCNGVSGGGYVDLQMLEHPGGSRDSPTSCSPSPEYYGSGGYHMAGPHSMLHGEQSSVLCNRKRSVNMTECVPVPSSEHVAEIVGRQGCKIKALRAKTNTYIKTPVRGEEPVFIVTGRREDVEMAKREIVSAAEHFSMIRASRCKAGGTGPGTAGSLPGPPHLPGQTTIQVRVPYRVVGLVVGPKGATIKRIQQQTHTYIVTPSREKDPVFEVTGMPENVDRAREEIETHITLRTGAFVDLQGDNDFHTNGTDVSLEGLGSLAGGLGAALWSRATNHHQAPPPPPPPPPPPLPLAMHHSSSSRKLSSSTSYHTHNGGLPSESYSATRRSTEGGSPTSPFSTGSSGAGGGGGFTFGADSTPGLPSSEELGFEFTASNIWAPFVNGGSGGKTSGSSQQQQPVRRNSSGLSGGAVTPRVSPTLPPDAGVGPLDHPLARRAQSDPLSTLSWLQSGGTGAGSFSGASSSSSGGSSTGYSSCSASSLPGGSPTDSEGGGSAGLGSSMLGRLKAAAVAGALAGVGPGVVNRDCFVCFESEVTAALVPCGHNLFCMDCAGQICQSSEPECPVCHTPATQCIRIFS